A window of Methanolobus sediminis contains these coding sequences:
- the mtaB gene encoding methanol--corrinoid protein co-methyltransferase MtaB, whose product MVKRYTSLAYKNADDMIFGKSVYPVKAELGLEVGAGYVTGEVNYAPRPEAGVSKEKLVSEYRRLTTDIMARAVQVGFPGISLETEHVEQMTNNPDWGGEVAHVQKTIMEEYHEEYGIKTALRHTPGDVRENRDLLALIGPKYDVLMESFEAVADAGADFLSIETMGGKEVLDYAILRNDIPGLVYAIGCLGSIDMTMIWEDIRKIADKKGRIAAGDTDCSQANTAMFIAGGLLDKNLAHTIAIIARAISAPRTLAGYEAGAQGPGKDCGYENTIVKAITGCPIAQEGKTSTCAHSDVMGNLVMQCCDLWSNESVEYHGEFGGTSVQCWSESLNYDAAMLNVATETGNAKMLRDILVLSDKYRDPQGYVLAYDNAYKVAEAIAKDGDNLYLRSKNAAIACCDLLTSADPKKLVMSKFEINALNDAKAALDAMTDEESTFMSDSMEKYKAEVAVFRPEDNYKF is encoded by the coding sequence ATGGTAAAAAGATACACATCACTTGCATACAAGAATGCTGACGACATGATCTTCGGTAAGTCAGTTTACCCAGTAAAAGCAGAACTCGGATTAGAAGTAGGTGCAGGATACGTAACTGGTGAAGTTAACTATGCACCAAGGCCAGAAGCTGGTGTCTCCAAGGAGAAACTCGTTTCTGAATACCGCAGACTCACAACCGACATCATGGCAAGAGCAGTACAGGTCGGTTTCCCAGGTATCTCACTCGAGACAGAACACGTAGAACAGATGACCAACAACCCAGACTGGGGAGGAGAAGTCGCACACGTCCAGAAGACCATCATGGAAGAATACCATGAAGAATACGGAATCAAGACCGCACTCAGGCACACCCCTGGTGACGTTCGTGAGAACCGTGACCTCCTTGCACTCATCGGTCCAAAGTACGACGTACTTATGGAGTCATTCGAAGCTGTAGCAGACGCTGGAGCAGACTTCCTGTCCATCGAAACAATGGGTGGTAAAGAAGTTCTCGACTACGCAATTCTCAGGAACGACATTCCTGGTCTCGTTTACGCAATTGGCTGCCTCGGTTCAATTGACATGACCATGATCTGGGAAGACATCAGAAAGATTGCAGACAAGAAGGGCAGAATTGCAGCTGGTGACACAGACTGTTCACAGGCAAACACCGCTATGTTCATAGCAGGTGGTCTCCTTGACAAGAACCTTGCACACACCATTGCAATCATCGCAAGAGCAATCTCCGCACCAAGGACACTCGCAGGATATGAAGCAGGTGCTCAGGGTCCAGGAAAGGACTGTGGATACGAGAACACAATCGTAAAAGCAATCACCGGATGCCCAATCGCTCAGGAAGGAAAGACCTCAACCTGTGCTCACTCTGACGTAATGGGTAACCTCGTCATGCAGTGCTGTGACCTCTGGTCCAACGAATCTGTAGAATACCACGGTGAATTCGGTGGTACATCTGTACAGTGCTGGTCCGAGTCCCTTAACTACGATGCAGCAATGCTCAACGTAGCAACTGAGACCGGCAACGCAAAGATGCTCCGTGACATCCTCGTACTCTCTGACAAGTACAGAGACCCACAGGGATACGTCCTTGCATACGACAACGCATACAAGGTTGCTGAAGCAATCGCAAAGGATGGAGACAACCTTTACCTCCGTTCAAAGAATGCAGCAATTGCATGCTGTGACCTCCTGACCAGTGCAGATCCAAAGAAGCTCGTAATGTCCAAGTTCGAGATCAACGCTCTGAACGACGCAAAGGCAGCACTCGACGCAATGACCGACGAGGAGTCTACCTTCATGAGCGACAGCATGGAGAAGTACAAGGCAGAAGTCGCAGTCTTCAGACCAGAAGACAACTACAAGTTCTAA
- the feoB gene encoding ferrous iron transport protein B translates to MEGRKIKIALTGNPNVGKTTLFNALTGSRQHVGNWPGVTVEKKSGRVSYKDYDIEVIDLPGTYSLTAYSMDEIVARDFIIEEKPDIVIQVVDASNLERNLYLTTQLMELGSEILIVLNMCDIAEERGDRIYIEKMQELLATPVIKTVASQKKGLCDLLDKVIEQKEIQQHHGHEIGYGTEIEDRILEIEKVLAEDETRDTRYPLRWISIRLLEGDSNVREKISKSPVYDRVMQIINSIDQEEYEAEIADKRYLAINTVFPQMCTRANDKLTKSDMIDRVLTNKYLGIPIFLALMWGAFELTFAFATPFMDMIDLASTWFAEYVSSSLQPAWLASLVGDGIIGGVGAVLVFVPNIFILFFLLSLLEGSGYLARAAFIMDKLMYKIGMHGKSFIPMLMGFGCNVPAIMAARSIEDEKDRLITILVVPFVSCGARLPIYVLFAGTFFGRQAGTVIFAMYVLGIVIAIISAKLLRATVVKGKPAPFIMELPPYRVPTLKTSFIHMWDNGFMYIKKAGTIILVGVVVIWALASFPWGVQYGSENSYVGSLGHAVEPLLKPLGFDWKISVALIFGLVAKEIVVASMGVLYGAGESSDALSDRLIADSGMTALTSLSLMAFSLLYMPCVATVGVIRKETGSWKWTLFAIIYGITVAWITAFVIYQGGILLGY, encoded by the coding sequence ATGGAAGGCAGGAAAATAAAGATCGCATTAACAGGAAACCCCAATGTGGGCAAGACCACGCTTTTTAATGCGCTGACTGGTTCCAGGCAGCATGTAGGTAACTGGCCTGGCGTCACCGTGGAAAAAAAGAGTGGTAGGGTCTCGTACAAAGATTATGACATTGAGGTTATAGACCTGCCGGGTACTTACAGTCTTACTGCTTATTCCATGGATGAGATAGTTGCCCGTGATTTTATTATTGAGGAAAAGCCGGATATAGTAATTCAGGTAGTTGACGCATCTAATCTTGAAAGAAATCTCTACCTTACAACCCAGCTCATGGAGCTTGGTTCTGAGATACTAATTGTGCTCAACATGTGTGATATTGCAGAGGAAAGGGGCGACCGTATCTATATAGAGAAGATGCAGGAGCTTCTTGCAACTCCTGTGATAAAAACTGTTGCCAGCCAGAAAAAAGGGCTCTGCGACCTGCTGGATAAGGTGATTGAACAAAAAGAGATCCAGCAACACCATGGACATGAGATTGGTTATGGTACTGAGATCGAAGACAGGATACTTGAGATCGAGAAAGTACTGGCTGAGGACGAAACACGTGATACCAGATATCCACTCAGGTGGATTAGTATTCGTCTGCTTGAAGGTGACAGCAATGTCCGGGAAAAGATCTCAAAAAGCCCTGTTTATGACCGGGTTATGCAGATAATAAATTCCATTGACCAGGAAGAATATGAGGCTGAGATCGCTGACAAGCGTTATCTTGCAATAAATACCGTTTTTCCCCAGATGTGTACCCGGGCAAATGACAAACTTACAAAATCCGATATGATCGACAGGGTGCTTACTAACAAGTACCTTGGTATTCCTATATTCTTGGCACTTATGTGGGGTGCATTCGAGCTGACATTTGCCTTTGCTACACCTTTTATGGATATGATAGACCTTGCATCAACATGGTTTGCAGAGTATGTGTCATCCAGCCTGCAGCCTGCATGGCTCGCATCCCTTGTAGGTGATGGTATCATCGGTGGCGTGGGCGCTGTACTTGTATTCGTGCCTAACATATTCATATTGTTCTTCCTGTTATCACTGCTGGAAGGAAGCGGTTATCTTGCCAGGGCAGCGTTTATCATGGACAAGCTGATGTATAAGATAGGCATGCACGGCAAGTCATTCATCCCTATGCTCATGGGATTTGGGTGTAACGTACCTGCTATAATGGCTGCAAGAAGCATAGAGGATGAAAAGGACAGATTAATCACTATATTAGTAGTGCCATTTGTTTCATGCGGGGCCAGATTGCCTATTTATGTACTCTTCGCAGGAACTTTCTTTGGCAGGCAGGCCGGAACTGTAATATTCGCTATGTATGTTCTGGGAATCGTTATTGCGATAATATCTGCAAAGCTGCTCAGGGCAACCGTTGTAAAGGGTAAACCTGCCCCGTTCATCATGGAGCTGCCGCCTTACAGGGTCCCAACTCTTAAAACCAGTTTTATTCATATGTGGGACAATGGTTTCATGTACATCAAAAAGGCTGGTACTATTATATTAGTAGGTGTTGTGGTGATCTGGGCTCTTGCGTCCTTCCCATGGGGTGTGCAATATGGAAGTGAAAATAGTTACGTTGGTTCCCTAGGTCATGCAGTGGAACCTCTTCTGAAACCACTCGGGTTTGACTGGAAGATCTCAGTTGCTCTGATATTCGGGCTTGTTGCCAAGGAAATAGTTGTTGCTTCTATGGGTGTTCTTTACGGGGCAGGTGAGAGTTCAGATGCTTTGAGCGATAGACTGATCGCAGATTCGGGTATGACTGCACTTACTTCTCTCAGCCTCATGGCTTTCAGCTTGCTTTACATGCCATGTGTGGCAACAGTGGGAGTTATCAGGAAAGAGACAGGTTCCTGGAAATGGACGCTGTTTGCAATCATTTACGGAATTACTGTGGCGTGGATCACGGCATTTGTAATATATCAGGGAGGTATTCTGCTTGGATATTAA
- a CDS encoding GTP-binding protein has translation MKILVVGGFLGSGKTSTIIRLGKEFSEAGQKVAVIVNEIGEVGLDGDIISKYGLDMTELTSGCICCSLKVNMKTTLTILNKDYHPDIILIEPTGIAFPQIIKNEVDLMDLKDTTVQPLVTLIDGSRFKQLMKEAKNFAMRQIIDAEILCINKIDLVDEIRLSILETSVQQLNPKAKVLLLSTSREDAHWYEFVELAMGDTPSQHGHHELKTTSPETEVIDEATGKPVEQTLDSIEASGIASYATEFLLDGKISTDVAQVTAKEIMTALKSRVIELSPEFVGHIKLFIESGSDTVKTNLTAYDQDITMEVIDTETGQVPRLKVLSAVSSIDHEKLVHIVNDTISEKLGARKISFKHNKPHDHDHGHGHVKPIDLVNNN, from the coding sequence ATGAAAATACTTGTTGTTGGTGGATTTTTAGGTAGTGGAAAAACATCCACCATTATACGACTGGGCAAGGAATTCAGTGAAGCCGGTCAGAAGGTTGCTGTCATTGTTAATGAAATAGGTGAAGTAGGTCTTGACGGAGACATCATTTCCAAATACGGTCTTGATATGACCGAACTCACAAGCGGATGTATTTGCTGTTCTCTTAAGGTCAATATGAAAACAACATTGACCATTCTTAACAAGGATTACCATCCTGACATCATATTAATAGAACCAACCGGAATTGCCTTCCCGCAGATCATCAAGAATGAGGTCGATCTGATGGATCTGAAGGACACTACTGTTCAGCCTCTTGTTACACTTATAGATGGCAGCAGGTTCAAGCAGCTAATGAAAGAAGCGAAGAACTTTGCCATGCGCCAGATAATCGATGCTGAGATCTTATGTATAAATAAGATTGACCTTGTCGATGAGATACGTCTCTCTATTCTTGAGACTTCTGTACAGCAGCTTAACCCAAAGGCAAAAGTGCTGTTGCTTTCCACATCAAGGGAAGATGCGCACTGGTATGAATTCGTTGAGCTTGCAATGGGGGATACTCCCAGTCAGCATGGCCATCATGAGTTGAAGACCACAAGCCCTGAGACAGAGGTCATTGATGAGGCAACAGGAAAGCCTGTTGAACAGACTCTGGATTCTATTGAGGCTTCAGGTATAGCCAGTTATGCTACGGAGTTCCTATTGGATGGAAAAATATCTACAGATGTAGCACAAGTGACTGCAAAAGAGATCATGACTGCCCTTAAGTCCAGAGTAATAGAGCTCAGTCCCGAGTTTGTGGGGCATATTAAGCTCTTCATTGAATCCGGTTCTGATACTGTAAAGACCAATCTTACGGCATATGATCAGGATATTACCATGGAAGTCATCGACACAGAGACCGGGCAAGTGCCCCGACTCAAGGTTCTCTCGGCAGTCTCAAGTATTGACCATGAGAAGCTTGTGCATATAGTAAATGATACTATTTCTGAGAAACTTGGTGCCCGGAAGATCAGTTTCAAGCACAATAAACCTCATGATCACGATCATGGGCATGGTCATGTCAAACCAATAGATCTAGTCAATAACAATTGA
- a CDS encoding MM0924 family protein — protein MQSFIVEHYLQKKIDIYCGGPDRFFGVVEACADGVLTIKDNDKYTHIAIDKIIAIWSDEKK, from the coding sequence ATGCAATCTTTTATAGTTGAGCACTATCTGCAAAAGAAGATCGACATTTATTGTGGTGGTCCTGATAGGTTCTTTGGGGTAGTTGAAGCATGTGCTGATGGTGTGCTGACCATCAAGGACAACGATAAATACACACATATTGCCATTGATAAGATAATTGCCATATGGAGCGATGAAAAGAAGTAA
- a CDS encoding hydantoinase/oxoprolinase family protein, which translates to MHYSLGIDAGGTYTDAILVRDSDGTVVGSGKALTTYPDLVEGIKNSIDTLDPEYVKKVNLVSVSTTLATNTVLEGTGSPVALILVGEHPIKGDFPAKHVLSISGGHSYNGEEIEKPDIAAVKKFAEKYKNDVSAFAVSSFFSIRNPEHELEITTVLHEITGLPVVCGHELSQDLGAYERAVTASLNAQLLPISHKFVQSVIDEIKRREIDARLLMLKCDGTVVGLKDALEKPVETIFSGPAASLVGASFLSGLDTCAVVDVGGTSTDVSAIMDGIPELSDTGAVVGGWKTRVRATRMETSAMGGDSHVWTRNKVIHIGPRRVMPLCLASSKYPGFLDKLKRNLIPKRSVLDRNIQPTKFFMRSGFEPKGLEDSEAEVLKAIGDEPMSLDEISAISTRYPSTVILDSLIQKRLIQSIGFTPTDALHVLGEYNSWDVKASVIGAEKLGKLNKMTDVEFSIKVKEIVAKNMAFNLMTYILPDIERNGIQKIVDGKFNARFKLDIPVVLLGGPVVAYKEIIEGIIDADITVPEHAQVGNAAGALFGKGIRRIELIVRPVSINDLDAGYYVFSPEGRSTFTDYREAVEYAELHGKEMVVEYMGECGVSRDNLDIKMTKHTFSPEDWKHDPVETVIQITGIGYPKKFTK; encoded by the coding sequence ATGCACTATAGTCTAGGAATTGATGCAGGCGGTACGTATACTGATGCTATTCTTGTGAGAGATTCAGACGGAACTGTAGTAGGTTCAGGGAAAGCACTTACAACATACCCGGATCTTGTAGAAGGAATCAAAAATTCAATTGATACCCTTGACCCTGAATACGTAAAAAAAGTAAATCTTGTATCAGTTTCAACTACTCTTGCAACCAATACTGTACTTGAAGGTACCGGAAGTCCTGTTGCTCTTATCCTTGTCGGCGAGCATCCCATTAAAGGAGATTTCCCCGCAAAGCACGTGCTTTCAATATCCGGAGGACATAGTTACAATGGTGAAGAGATTGAAAAACCTGATATTGCCGCAGTAAAGAAATTTGCTGAAAAGTACAAGAATGATGTTTCAGCTTTTGCTGTTTCTTCATTTTTCAGTATAAGGAATCCTGAACACGAATTGGAAATCACGACAGTTCTTCATGAGATCACAGGATTGCCAGTTGTTTGCGGTCATGAACTCTCACAGGATCTTGGTGCGTATGAACGTGCAGTTACTGCATCTCTTAATGCACAGCTTCTTCCGATATCCCATAAATTTGTCCAATCTGTTATCGACGAGATAAAAAGAAGAGAAATAGATGCACGTCTGCTTATGCTAAAATGTGACGGAACGGTTGTTGGTTTGAAAGATGCACTGGAAAAACCTGTTGAAACTATATTCTCTGGTCCTGCTGCAAGTCTTGTGGGAGCTTCATTCCTTTCAGGACTTGACACATGTGCAGTTGTCGATGTTGGTGGAACCAGTACCGATGTATCTGCCATAATGGACGGAATTCCTGAACTTTCTGATACTGGAGCGGTTGTAGGAGGATGGAAAACCCGTGTCCGTGCAACCAGGATGGAAACTTCCGCAATGGGAGGGGATAGTCATGTATGGACACGCAACAAAGTAATCCACATCGGACCACGAAGAGTGATGCCCCTCTGTCTTGCATCATCAAAATATCCGGGATTTCTGGATAAACTTAAAAGAAACCTGATTCCTAAGAGAAGTGTTCTTGATAGAAACATCCAGCCTACAAAGTTCTTCATGAGATCAGGTTTTGAACCTAAAGGACTTGAAGATTCTGAAGCCGAAGTCCTCAAAGCTATTGGCGATGAACCAATGAGTCTGGATGAAATTTCTGCAATTTCCACCCGCTATCCTTCTACTGTTATACTGGATTCACTAATACAGAAAAGGCTCATACAGTCAATAGGTTTTACTCCTACTGATGCTCTCCATGTCCTGGGTGAGTATAACTCATGGGATGTAAAAGCATCAGTAATTGGAGCTGAAAAACTTGGAAAGCTGAATAAAATGACTGACGTGGAATTCAGTATCAAAGTAAAAGAAATAGTTGCAAAGAATATGGCTTTCAACCTGATGACTTACATCTTACCTGATATTGAAAGAAATGGCATTCAGAAGATTGTCGATGGAAAATTCAATGCACGATTTAAACTTGATATTCCTGTTGTACTCCTTGGTGGTCCGGTAGTAGCATACAAAGAGATTATTGAAGGAATTATAGATGCAGATATCACGGTTCCAGAACATGCTCAGGTTGGTAATGCTGCCGGAGCTCTTTTTGGAAAAGGCATCCGAAGAATAGAACTTATTGTAAGACCGGTATCCATTAACGATCTTGATGCAGGGTACTATGTATTCTCCCCGGAAGGAAGAAGTACTTTTACAGATTATCGTGAAGCTGTGGAATATGCTGAATTGCATGGAAAAGAAATGGTTGTTGAATACATGGGTGAATGTGGTGTTAGCAGAGATAATCTCGATATTAAAATGACAAAACACACATTTTCTCCAGAAGACTGGAAGCATGATCCGGTTGAAACTGTGATACAAATTACAGGTATAGGTTATCCCAAGAAATTTACAAAATAA
- a CDS encoding methylamine methyltransferase corrinoid protein reductive activase — translation MKLGVAIDIGTSGIRAQKIDLDTGDIQKTVITLRNPLPGANVMDHLDFAITYGLDLAQGLHVNAVKHVIETLGVKPDELERMSICGNPIQLSIFQGIPIDDLAYAGERKKEKLNIKESDRSARIIDCSEIKGLEVYPNAKLVVPPAIRHEVGADALALIIKSGFLETTETAIATDYGTNAEMALIHEGTIYTGSAAAGPALEGQQIKYGNLASPFVISDVEFEGKNIRNYVLDEEMNTVKAQLINPNNGDIIEEDSIKAKGITGTGVIAIIEAGMKDGIITLPKINTPDHILYLQDKIKFFEKDVEAAGLAMGAIRAGHLALCNAAGVEVADVKKAYMSGAAGTYMDAIKAHQVGMVPFNVDEVIQIGNTSLIVAREILLSEDRLWELQDIAAKIVSNHVMFATDPAFKEAYIQEISYWTEGMPFKMLKKFLKKKGLPQIDLPEKETKVNKVVEKDIPVLGPEGLQVLERVGTFLTMKVTCPECPKCIKVCPNDAITIDDEGVVMISSDLCDGANCKRCINACPKDTFRWENLVVLEQA, via the coding sequence ATGAAACTTGGAGTTGCAATTGACATAGGTACCAGTGGTATCAGAGCACAGAAAATTGACCTCGACACTGGTGATATCCAGAAGACAGTTATCACTCTCCGTAACCCGCTCCCTGGAGCAAACGTTATGGACCACCTGGACTTTGCTATCACTTATGGTCTTGATCTTGCTCAGGGTCTGCACGTCAATGCTGTAAAGCATGTTATTGAGACATTGGGAGTTAAGCCGGATGAGCTGGAAAGAATGTCCATTTGTGGAAACCCTATACAGCTATCAATTTTCCAGGGAATCCCAATTGATGACCTTGCATATGCAGGAGAAAGGAAGAAAGAAAAACTCAACATCAAGGAATCTGACAGGAGTGCCAGAATAATTGATTGTTCAGAGATCAAGGGATTGGAAGTATATCCAAATGCAAAGCTTGTCGTTCCACCTGCAATCAGGCACGAAGTCGGTGCCGATGCACTTGCACTTATTATTAAATCAGGTTTCCTGGAAACAACGGAAACTGCAATTGCAACAGACTACGGAACAAATGCAGAAATGGCACTTATCCATGAAGGAACAATCTACACAGGTTCCGCGGCAGCAGGTCCTGCTCTTGAAGGTCAGCAGATCAAATACGGTAACCTTGCATCACCATTCGTAATTTCCGATGTTGAATTTGAGGGTAAGAATATACGTAACTATGTGCTTGACGAAGAGATGAATACTGTCAAGGCACAATTGATCAATCCTAACAATGGAGACATTATTGAAGAAGACTCTATTAAAGCAAAGGGAATTACCGGTACCGGTGTTATTGCAATTATCGAAGCAGGAATGAAGGACGGTATCATCACACTTCCAAAGATCAATACACCTGATCATATACTTTACCTGCAGGATAAGATCAAGTTCTTCGAGAAGGACGTTGAGGCAGCTGGTCTTGCAATGGGTGCAATCCGTGCAGGACACCTTGCACTGTGTAATGCAGCTGGCGTAGAGGTCGCTGATGTTAAGAAAGCATACATGTCCGGTGCAGCAGGTACCTACATGGATGCTATCAAGGCACACCAGGTAGGCATGGTTCCATTCAATGTTGACGAGGTTATCCAGATAGGTAATACTTCACTTATTGTTGCAAGGGAGATCCTCCTTTCAGAAGACAGGCTCTGGGAACTCCAGGACATTGCAGCAAAGATTGTCAGTAACCATGTAATGTTTGCAACTGACCCTGCATTTAAGGAAGCATATATCCAGGAGATCTCATACTGGACAGAAGGAATGCCTTTCAAGATGCTTAAGAAGTTCCTCAAGAAGAAGGGACTGCCACAGATTGACCTCCCGGAAAAGGAAACTAAGGTCAACAAGGTTGTTGAGAAAGATATTCCTGTTCTTGGTCCTGAAGGATTGCAGGTTCTTGAGAGAGTTGGTACCTTCCTTACTATGAAGGTAACCTGTCCGGAATGTCCAAAGTGTATCAAGGTCTGTCCTAACGATGCCATAACCATTGATGATGAAGGTGTTGTTATGATCAGTTCTGACCTTTGTGACGGTGCAAACTGTAAGAGATGCATAAATGCATGTCCAAAGGACACTTTCAGGTGGGAGAATCTAGTTGTACTTGAGCAGGCTTAA
- a CDS encoding FeoA family protein encodes MSEDQETTLDILKPGEKARITKVRVKGTARRKLMDMGMVAGTEIELVRNAPLGDPMDYNIKGYHLSIRKEEAKQIFITKL; translated from the coding sequence TTGAGCGAAGATCAGGAGACCACACTGGATATTTTGAAACCCGGAGAGAAAGCCAGGATAACAAAGGTGAGGGTCAAAGGCACTGCAAGGCGAAAACTCATGGATATGGGGATGGTTGCAGGAACTGAGATCGAACTTGTCAGGAATGCTCCTCTTGGAGATCCAATGGATTATAACATAAAGGGTTACCACCTGTCTATTCGCAAAGAAGAAGCAAAACAGATATTTATTACCAAGCTCTGA
- the mtaC gene encoding methanol--corrinoid protein MtaC, translating to MDIDPSKILVRYNVAKEKAQTPEEMAAELYPSTEPAKTICAAIFDGEEDDVIEGLEKAIEGGADPVALIDDVLMVGMKIVTDLYDQGVIFLPNVMMSADAMLEGIEYCKEQGGAAPKPKGKVVCHVAEGDVHDIGKSIVAALLRAAGYEVVDLGRDVPVDEVIAAVKKESPMMLTGTALMTTTMYAFKEVNDRLLESGIKIPFQCGGGAVNQDFVTQYELGIYGEEAADAPKMADAILSGKGLAQLKEQFHKH from the coding sequence ATGGATATAGACCCAAGTAAAATATTAGTTAGGTACAATGTTGCTAAAGAAAAAGCACAGACACCTGAAGAGATGGCAGCAGAACTTTATCCAAGCACAGAGCCTGCAAAGACAATTTGTGCTGCAATTTTCGATGGAGAAGAAGACGACGTAATCGAAGGTCTTGAGAAGGCAATCGAGGGCGGAGCAGACCCAGTAGCACTCATCGATGATGTGCTTATGGTAGGAATGAAGATCGTCACAGACTTATACGACCAGGGTGTCATCTTCCTGCCAAACGTTATGATGTCAGCAGATGCAATGCTTGAAGGTATCGAATACTGTAAGGAACAGGGTGGCGCAGCACCAAAACCAAAAGGAAAGGTTGTTTGCCACGTAGCAGAAGGTGACGTACACGACATCGGTAAGTCAATTGTAGCAGCACTCCTCAGAGCAGCTGGTTACGAAGTAGTTGACCTTGGCCGTGATGTACCAGTAGATGAAGTTATCGCAGCTGTAAAGAAGGAAAGCCCAATGATGCTCACAGGTACAGCATTGATGACAACAACAATGTATGCATTCAAGGAAGTAAACGACAGACTCCTCGAGTCCGGTATCAAGATACCATTCCAGTGCGGTGGCGGAGCAGTAAACCAGGACTTCGTTACACAGTACGAGCTCGGAATCTATGGTGAAGAAGCAGCAGACGCACCAAAGATGGCAGACGCAATCCTTTCAGGAAAGGGTCTTGCACAGCTTAAGGAGCAGTTCCACAAACACTAA
- the mtaA gene encoding methylcobamide:CoM methyltransferase MtaA has product MNMKERLLKALKGEEVDKVPVCTVTQSAIVELMDQTGAAWPEAHTDAQKMADLAIASYEVCGLEGVRAPYCLTVLAEAMGCTINMGTKNRQPSVTEHPYPKGVEDLKMPENLLGTGRIPVVMECMKIIREKVGDEVPIIAGMEGPVTLASDLASVKKFMKWSIKAPEDFNKILDFACDACIEYANALFDAGVDVISVPDPVSSPDLMAPDTFDKMLKPVLQKFADGVKGPMILHVCGDVSAILEMMADCHFESISIEEKVKDLKGAKAKVAGKVTICGNVSSPFVLLAGDEAAVKAAATKALEDGIDVLAPGCGIAPDTPVANLKAMVEARNEYYA; this is encoded by the coding sequence ATGAACATGAAAGAAAGATTACTCAAAGCATTGAAAGGTGAAGAAGTTGACAAAGTACCTGTATGTACAGTAACACAGTCCGCTATTGTTGAGCTCATGGACCAGACAGGTGCAGCATGGCCAGAAGCACACACAGACGCACAGAAGATGGCAGACCTTGCAATCGCATCATACGAAGTATGCGGTCTTGAGGGTGTAAGAGCTCCATACTGTCTCACAGTACTTGCTGAGGCAATGGGATGTACCATCAACATGGGTACAAAGAACAGACAGCCATCCGTCACCGAGCACCCATACCCAAAGGGTGTTGAAGACCTTAAGATGCCAGAGAATCTCCTCGGAACAGGCAGAATCCCTGTCGTAATGGAATGCATGAAGATCATCAGAGAGAAAGTAGGAGACGAAGTACCTATCATCGCTGGTATGGAAGGTCCTGTAACCCTCGCATCCGACCTTGCAAGTGTAAAGAAGTTCATGAAATGGTCAATCAAGGCACCAGAAGACTTCAACAAGATTCTCGACTTCGCATGTGATGCATGTATCGAGTACGCAAACGCACTCTTCGACGCAGGAGTAGACGTAATCAGTGTACCAGACCCAGTATCATCCCCAGACCTCATGGCTCCTGACACATTCGACAAGATGCTCAAGCCAGTCCTTCAGAAATTCGCTGATGGTGTAAAGGGCCCAATGATTCTCCACGTTTGTGGTGATGTAAGTGCAATTCTTGAAATGATGGCAGACTGCCACTTCGAGTCTATCAGTATTGAAGAGAAGGTAAAGGATCTTAAGGGCGCAAAGGCAAAGGTAGCTGGTAAGGTAACTATCTGTGGTAACGTATCAAGCCCATTCGTACTTCTCGCAGGCGATGAAGCAGCAGTAAAGGCAGCTGCAACAAAGGCACTCGAAGACGGAATCGATGTCCTCGCACCAGGCTGTGGAATTGCACCTGACACCCCAGTTGCAAACCTTAAGGCAATGGTCGAAGCAAGAAACGAATACTACGCATAA